From a region of the Natrinema sp. HArc-T2 genome:
- a CDS encoding glutathione S-transferase N-terminal domain-containing protein produces MLKLYSLTECPYCAKVERKLDALDLEYERYSVSLLRFRRSEVKEVSGQSGVPVLVDPENGVTGMAESADIVAYLERTYG; encoded by the coding sequence CTTACTGAATGTCCATACTGCGCAAAAGTCGAGCGGAAGCTCGATGCACTCGACCTGGAATACGAACGCTACAGCGTCTCACTGCTTCGATTCCGTCGTTCAGAAGTAAAGGAAGTAAGCGGTCAATCCGGGGTTCCTGTGCTTGTCGATCCCGAAAACGGTGTGACTGGCATGGCGGAAAGCGCCGATATCGTGGCGTACCTCGAACGAACATACGGCTGA